From the genome of Streptomyces sp. V2I9:
CCGTGGACGCCGAGAAGGGTCTGATGACCCCGGTCATCAAGGGTGCGGGCGACCTGAACATCGCCGGTATCTCCAAGAAGACCGCGGAGCTCGCGGGCAAGGCGCGCGGTGGCGGCCTGACGCCGGACGACATGTCCGGCGCCACCTTCACCATCAGCAACACCGGTTCGCGCGGCGCCCTGTTCGACACCGTCATCGTCCCGCCGAACCAGGCCGCCATCCTGGGCATCGGCGCGACGGTCCGCCGTCCCGTGGTCATCGACCACCCGGACCTCGGCGAGACCATCGCGGTGCGCGACATGACGTACCTCTCGCTCTCCTACGACCACCGTCTGGTGGACGGCGCGGACGCCGCCCGCTACCTGACCTCGGTCAAGGCGATCCTGGAGGCGGGTGAGTTCGAGGTCGAGCTCGGCCTCTGAACGCCCCGGCTGTAACCAGCCTCACCAGCGGCGCCCCCGCCCGGAACCTCTCCGGGCGGGGGCGCCGCCGTATTGTCTAACCACCACAGGAGGCCGACCCGCCGCCGTGATGATGTAGGCAGCACAGGTCTGCGCTGAAGGAGCCTTCCATGACCCCGCCCGTCGTCCACTCGCTGCGCGAACAGATCCGCGAGCACATCGTGGAGGGGATCGTCAGCGGGCGCTGGAAGCCGGGCGAGCGGATCGTGGAGCGCCGCATCGCCACCGAGCTGGAGGTCAGCCAGACGCCCGTGCGCGAGGCGCTGCGCGAGCTGGAGACGCTCCGGCTGATCGAGTCGGCCCCCAACAAGGGCGTCCGGGTCCGCAATCTCACCGCCGCCGACCTGGAGGAGAGCTACCCGGTCCGGGCCGGCCTGGAGCAGATCGCCGCCGAGCTGGCGGCCCCGGTGCTGGGCCGGGACTGCTCGGCGCTGGAGCCCCATGTGGCCGCGCTGTACGAGGCGGACCGGCTGGCGGACGGCGAGGCCCAGGTGCGGCACACGGTCGGCTTCCACCGGGAGCTGGTGCGGGCCGCCGGGAACGCGGTGCTGCTGCACACCTGGGAGGGGCTGGGCATCGAGGTGTTCACGGCCCTGTCGATCCGCTGGCTGGGCACGGTGCAGAAGTCGTACGCGGAGGAGCACCAGGCGCTCATCGACGCGTTCCTCGCCGGGGACCCGCACATCGGCACCCTGGTGAAGGCGCACGTCCTGGGCTGCGCCCCGGCCCCCGAGGCCGCCACACCCACCGCGTAGGCCGCCGAGCGCGCGACCCTACGCGCAGGACCTCAGGGCCTCAGACCTCAGGCCTTCAGACCCCAGGGCCTCAGGACCGGCGAGCACCTCCCCAAAGCGCCCGGCACCCCCGCTGCGGCGGTCGGCACCCGATCATCTGCTGTCGCGTCCGCTCTTCCGTGCAGGTCATCACCCCTTTTGCGCGTAATTTCGCGTCACTCCGTGCCCCTTTTCGAGGCACCCCATGCCACTTTTCTTCCTATCGAGAAGTTTTGCCCTCCACCCTTTGATCGATCATCGATCAGAGCCTTACAGTTCACTTCGCGGGCCCACCGGCCCCATCGCCCTGTCCTGCCAGCCAGGGCCTTCTCCACCCCCCTCCTCTCCGGAAGGCGGCGATCATGACCGACCCCGTAGGAAAGCTTCCGAGCGAGCTCGACCAGCTCCCGGACCGTGACCCCGAGGAGACCGCCGAATGGGCGGCCTCCCTGGACGCCGTCACCAAGGCCGCCGGCCCGCACCGTGCCGCGTACCTGATGCGCCGGTCGCTGCAGCACGCCGAGGGCGCCGGTCTCGCGCTGCCCAAGCTGCTGGAGACCGACTACGTCAACACCATCCCGACCGCCGCCGAGCCCTCGTTCGACGGCGACCTGGAGATGGAGTCGCGGATCACCGCGTGGAACCGCTGGAACGCGGCCGCGATGGTCACGCGGGGCGCCCGGTACGGGGTCGGCGGCCACATCGCCACCTTCGCCTCGGCAGCCTGGCTCTACGAGACCGGCTTCAACCACTTCTTCCGCGGCAAGGAGGGGGACGGCTCCGGCGACCAGCTCTACATCCAGGGCCACGCCTCCCCCGGCATCTACGCCCGCGCCTTCCTGGACGGCCGGCTCAGCGAGCGGCAGCTCGACAACTTCCGCCAGGAGGCGGGCGGCGACGGTCTGCCCTCCTACCCGCACCCGCGGCGGCTGCCCTGGCTCTGGGAGTTCCCCACCGTGTCGATGGGCCTCGGCCCGCTCTCGGCGATCTACCAGGCGCGCTTCAACCGCTATCTGGCCAACCGCAACATCAAGGACACGGCCGGCTCGCACGTCTGGGCCTTCCTGGGCGACGGCGAGATGGACGAGCCCGAGTCGACGGCGGCCCTCGCGCTGGCCTCCCGTGAGCAGCTCGACAACCTGACCTTCGTCATCAACTGCAACCTGCAGCGCCTCGACGGCCCGGTCCGCGCCAACTTCCGCGTGGTCCAGGAGCTGGAGGCACAGTTCCGCGGGGCCGGCTGGAACGTCGTCAAGACGCTCTGGGGCAACGCCTGGGACGAGCTGTTCCAGCTGGACACCCGGGGGGCGCTGCTCCGCCGCCTGCGCGAGGTCCCGGACGCGCAGTTCCAGACGTACGCCACCCGCGACGTGGCCTACATCCGCGAGCACTTCTTCGGTGCCGAGCCCGCCCTCGCCGAACTGGCGAAGCTGCTCACCGACGCGGTGATCGCCGAGTGCTTCTCCACCTCGCGCGGCGGCCACGAGGCCCGCAAGGTCTACGCGGCGTACCGGGCGGCGATCGAGCACAAGGGCGCGCCGACCGTGATCCTGGCCCAGACGGTCAAGGGCTACACGCTCGGCAAGGGATTCGAGTCCAAGAACGCCAACCACCAGATGAAGAAGCTGTCGGTCGAGGAGTTCAAGGGCATGCGCGAGCTGCTCGGCCTCCCGATCCCCGACAGCGCCTTCGAGGACGGCCTCGTCCCCTACGGCCACCCAGGCGCCGACTCCCCCGAGGTCCGCTACCTCCAGGAGCGCCGCGCCGCCCTCGGCGGTCCCGCCCCGGCCCGCCGCCTGCACGCCTCGGCGCCGCTGCCGCAGCCCGAGGAGCGCGCGTTCAAGGCCCTGTACAAGGGGTCCGGCAAGCAGGAGATGGCCACCACCATGGCGTTCGTCCGCCTGGTGAAGGACCTGATGCGGGACAAGGAGACCGGCAGGCGCTGGGTGCCGATCGTCCCCGACGAGGCCCGTACCTTCGGTATGGAGTCGCTGTTCCCCTCGGCCGGCATCTACTCGCCGCTGGGCCAGACGTACGATCCGGTCGACCGCGACCAGCTGATGTACTACAAGGAGTCCAAGGACGGCCAGATCCTCAACGAGGGGATCACCGAGGCCGGGGCCATGGCCGACTTCATCGCCGCCGCCACGTCGTACGCGACGCACGGCGAGACGATGATCCCGTTCTACATCTTCTACTCGATGTTCGGCTGGCAGCGGACCGGGGACCAGATGTGGCAGCTCGCCGACCAGCTCGGCAAGGGCTTCATCGTCGGCGCGACGGCGGGCCGCACGACCCTGACGGGCGAGGGCCTCCAGCACGCGGACGGCCACTCGCACCTGATCGCGGCCACCAACCCGGCCTCGCTCAACTACGACCCGGCGTTCGCGTACGAGGTCGCGGTGATCGTCAAGGACGGGCTGCGGCGGATGTACGGCCCCGATGCCGAGGACGTCTTCTACTACCTGACGGTCTACAACGAGCCGAAGCCCCAGCCCGCGATGCCCGAGGGCGTCGAAGAGGGCATCGTCAAGGGGCTGTACCGCTTCAAGGAGGGCGTGCCCGCTGCGGCGGACGCGCCGCGGCTCCAGCTGCTGGCCTCCGGTACGGCGATCCACTGGGCCCTGGAGGCCCAGGAGCTGCTGGCCTCCGACTGGGGCATCACGGCCGACGTCTGGTCCGCCACGTCGTGGGGCGAACTGCGCCGCGACGCCCTGGAGGCCGACGAGGCCCTCCTCCGCGGTGAGACGCGGGTCCCGTACGTCACGCAGGCGCTCTCCGGCGCGCCGGGCCCGGTCCTCGCGGTGAGCGACTGGATGCGCCAGGTCCCGGACCAGATCAGCCAGTGGGTGGAGCAGGACTGGTCCTCGCTCGGCACGGACGGTTTCGGCCTCTCCGACACCCGCGCCGCGGCCCGCCGCCACTTCGGCGTCGACGCCCCGTCGATCGTGGTGGCCTCGCTGGCCCAGCTCGCCAAGCGCGGCGAGGTCCCGGCCTCGGCGGTCAAGGAGGCACGGGAGCGGTACGGCCTCTGAGCCCCGCCGCCCCGCCGAGCCGAAACCCCCGGTCACCGGGCGGGCGCGTCCGACAGCGCGCCCGCCCGGCGGCCGGGGGTTCTCCGGTTCTCGCCGCTCACCGCTCACCGCTCACCGCTCACCGACGCCACAATGGGCCCATGCGCGCTGCCCGGCTGATCAAGATGGTGCTGCTCCTGCAGGCCCGCCCCGCGATGACCGCCGCCGAGCTGGCGGCCGAGCTGGAGGTGTCGGAGCGTACGGTCACGCGGGACGCGCAGGCCCTCTCCGACGCGGGCGTCCCGGTGTACGCGGAGCGCGGCCGGGCCGGCGGCTACCGGCTCGTCGGCGGGTACCGCACCCGGCTGACCGGTCTCGACCGGAACGAGGCGGAGGCGCTGTTCCTCTCCGGACTCCCCGCCGCGCTGCGCGAGATGGGGCTGGAGGACGCGGCCTCGGCCGCCCGGCTCAAGGTGTCGGCGGCGCTCCTGCCCTCCCTGCGCGATGCCTCCTCCTCCGCCGCCCGCCGCTTCCACCTGGACGCGCCGTCCTGGTACCACGAGCCGGAGCCCCCCGAGCTGCTGCCCCCGATCGCGGACGCGGTCCGGGACGACCGGACGGTCCGGGTCCGCTACCGCCGGGGCGGGGGCCGCGAGCACGACGGTACGGAGGTGGCGCGGGAGCTGGCCCCGTACGGTCTCGTCCTCAAGGCCGGGGTCTGGTACCTCTGCGCGCGGGCGGGCGAGGACTTCCGGGTCTACCGGATCGACCGCTTCACCGCCGTGGAGCCGTCGGAGGAACGCTTCGAGCGCGACGAGACGTTCGATCTGCCCGGCTTCTGGGAAGAGCGGGCCGCCGAGTTCGCCCGGTCCCTGCTGCGTACGGAGGTGACCGTACGGGTGTCCGAGCGCGGGGCGCGGATGCTGGCGTACACCGGTGACCGCGCGGCGTCCGCGGCGGCGCTCGCGGAGGCGTCCGTACCGGACCGGGACGGGTGGCGGACGCTCACGCTGCCGGTGGAGTCGCCGGACGTGGCCTTCGGCCAGCTGCTGGCGCTGGGGCCCGAGTTGGAGGTCCTGGCACCCGTCGAACTGCGGGAACGGTTCTCGGAGGCGGCCGAACGCCTGCGCGAGATGTATCGCTGAAAGGCTTCAATTCGGCGGCTGAGCGTGCGGGAGCACCCGGCAGGCTGGATGCTGGACCCGTGATGGACGAAACGGAATTCTGGGAGATCATCGACAGCACCCGCGAGGCCGCCGACGGCGACCCCGAGGACCACGCCGACCTGCTGGTGGAACGGCTGGTGCAGCTCTATCCCGAATCCGTGCTGGACTTCGCCCGGCACTTCGAGGCCCGCTACAACCGCGCCTACCGCTGGGACCTCTGGGGTGCGGCGACCGTGCTGCTGGGCGGGGCGAGCGACGACGCGTTCGACTACTTCCGGTGCTGGCTGATCGGCCAGGGGCGGGAGGTATTCGAGGGGGCGCTGCACGATCCGGACGACCTGGCGGAGTTGCTGGAGGAGTTCGACGAGGAGATCGACGGGGACGGGGAGGAGCTGGGGTACGCGGCCGACGAGGCGTACGAGCAGCTCACCGGGGCGGTCGCGCCGGATCTGGGGCTGCCGCCGCAGCCCGCCGAGCCGCTGGGCACCCCGGTCGACTTCGAGGAGGAGGACGCGCTCGCGGCCCGCTTCCCCGAGCTCTGGGACCGCTTCGGACCCCACTGAGCCCGGTACCGCCGCCCTCCGGGCCCTGTCAGGCGGGGTCGAGCGAGCGGCCCATGCAGACGTCGTCCACGTATCGCCCGTTCAGGAAGAACTCGCCGGGGAAGACCCCTTCGACGGCGAAGCCCTCCGAGGCGTACAGCGCGCGGGCGGGCTCGTTGTGGGCGAGGACCCGCAGGGTGATCCGGTTGGCGCCCTGGCGGCGGGCCTCGTCGAACGCGGCGCGCAGCAGGCTCCGCCCGACACCGGCCCCGCGCGCCCAGGTCGCCACGGCGAGCCCGCGTATCTGGCGCACATGGGCGTTGCAGGCGAGCGGGGTGGGCGGGACCAGGCGTATGTACCCGGCGATGCGCGGGGCGCCGCCCTCCGTCTCCACCGCCTCCGCCACGAAGAAGTCCTGCGGCGGGTGCCCCTCCTCGAAGAAGGGATCGTACGGAGGCACCGGCCGGGGCAGGACGGCGTGCAGGGTCGACCAGGTGGACCGGTCGAGTTCGGCGAGTTCGGCCTCGTCGGCGGGCGCGGCGGGACGGACGGAAAGGAGGGGGGGTACGGCCATGGGAGCACTGTGCCACGCGGTGCTCCCCGTGTTCGAGCCCTTTCATGGGGCAGGATGAGCCCATGCCGAGCTCCCGTATCGCCGTCAGCGGATCGTCCGGACTCATCGGAGCGGCGCTGGTGCGCTCGCTGCGCGCCGACGGGCACGAGGTGGCCCGCCTGGTGCGGCGGCCCGCCAGAACCGGCGACGAGGTCGAGTGGGACCCCCAGCGGGGTTACGTGGACGTGGCCGGGCTCGTCGGCTGCGACGCCGTGGTGCACCTGGCCGGCGCCGGGGTGGGCGACCATCGCTGGACCGACGCCTACAAACGGGAGATCCGGGACAGCCGGGTCCTGGGGACCGCCGCCGTCGCCGAGGCCGTCGCCTCGCTCGACGCCCCACCGCGGGTGCTGCTCGCCGGGTCCGCCATCGGTTACTACGGCGACACCGGGGACTCCCCGGTGGACGAGAGCGCGCCGCCCGGCCACGGGTTCCTGCCCTCGGTCTGCGAGGAGTGGGAGGCGGCCACCGCCGCCGCCGAGGAAGCGGGCGTGCGTACCGTGCACGCCCGGACCGGCCTGGTCGTCGGCCGCGAGGGCGGGGCCTGGGGGCGGCTCTTCCCGCTGTTCAGGGCGGGGCTGGGCGGGAAGTTGGGCAACGGCCGCCAGTACTGGAGCTTCATCGCGCTGCACGACCACGTCGCGGCGCTGCGCCACATCCTGGACACCGCGTCGCTGACCGGGCCGGTGAACCTGACCGGGCCGGAACCGGCCACCAACGCCGAGGTGACCGCCGCGATGGGCCGGGTGCTGCACCGCCCGACGCTGCTGCCCGCCCCGGCGCCCGCGCTGCGGCTGGCGCTCGGGGAGTTCGCGGAGGACGTGCTCGGCAGCCAGCGGGTCATCCCGGCGAAGCTGCTGGACTCCGGTTTCCCGTTCGCCTTCCCCGACATCGACGGGGCGATCCGCGCCGCGCTGGACTGAGGCGGCCGAGCTCCACGGGGCGGCGGTGTGCGACCCCGTGCCCCGGTGCTCCCCGGCGCGCGTCTGACCCGGTATCAGCCATCCTCCTAGCCTCGATGCGAACTCCGGCTTTCCGGGGGCCTGTTGGGGGGAATAACCCTCCACCAGTCGCACCGACTCGGGGAGGGGCACGTGCGCAACACGGCACACCACGCAGACGTGATCATCATCGGGGCCGGGATCGCCGGCCTGTCAGCGGCCCACCTGCTGATCAGGGCGGGGCTCGACGTGAGTGTTCTGGAGGCCGAGCCCCGCGTGGGCGGCCGCCTGGCCACCGACCAGGTGGACGGGTTCCGGCTCGACCGTCTCGGTCCGTTGCTGAGCGGCTCCTGGCCCGAACTGACCTGCACTCCGGGGCTCGGCCCCCTGGAGCTGCGGGAGTTCGCGCCGGGGGTCCTGGTCCACGGCGAGGGCCGCCGCCAGCTCACCGGCGACATACGGAGCGCGAGGGGCGCACTCAAGGCGGCACGCACCCGATCGAGCGCCCCCTGGCCCCATCGCGCCCCCCGGACGCCGGGCGACCCCCGCCCGTCGTCCCGCGCCCCGCGGTCGCCCCAGGCGCCCTGGGCTTCGCTGACGTCCAGGGCTTCCGGGTCTGCCGGACCTCGCGGGGCCGCACAGCGCGCGTACGGGACCGATCCGGCCACCCCGGTGCGCGGCGGCGGCCGGGGCGGCGTGGTGACCGGCGCGATCGACCGGGCCCGGCTGGGCGCGGCCCTGTCCCGGCTGGCGGCCACGGACGAGGCCCGGCTGCTGGCCCGCCCGGAGCGGACGGTCGCCGAGGCCCTGCCGGGGGTGGGGCTGCCCGCCCGCACGGTGGACGGCGTCCTGCGCCCCCTGCTCACGGCGCTGCTCAGCGATCCCGAGCTCACCACGTCGAGCCGGTGCGCCGATCTCGCGCTGCGGGACTACGCGCGCGGCGGGCTGTGCGTACCGGCCGGGGGTTCGTTCGCGCTGCCGGAGCTGCTGGCGGCCTCGCTGCCGCCGGGGACGGTCCGTACGGGCGTCCATGTGACGGCCGTCGGCATCACCTCCGTACGGACCAAGGAACACGGTGAGCTGGGGTGCCGTTCCCTGCTGCTGGCGACCGGGGCCGGGGCGGCGGCCGAACTGCTGCCCGGTCTGCGGGTGCCGGCCTTCCACCCCGTGACGGTCCTGCACCACACCGCGCCCGCCCCGCCCTCCACGGGCCGGTCGCTGGTGCTGGACGGGGACCGGTCGGGTCCGGTGGCGCACACCGCGCTGATGAGCGCGGTCGACCCCGCTCGGGCGCCGGAGGGCCGGACGCTGGTCACCTCGACGGTGCTCGGGACCCCGCCGGCGGACCTGGACCGCTCGGTGCGGGCGCATCTGGCGACGCTGTACGGGGTGCCGACGGAGCGCTGGGAGCTGCTGGCGTCCCACCACGACCCGGAGGCGGTGCCCGCGATGGAGGCCCCGCACGATCCGCGCCGCCCGGTGCGGGTGCTGGCCGGGCTGTACGTGTGCGGCGACCACCGCGACACCAGCACGGTCCGGGGTGCGCTGCACTCGGGTCGCCGGGCGGCGGAGGCGATCCTCACCGACCTGGCCGTACCGGGCGCTCACGAGGGGAGCCCGCGCCGGCCGAAGGCCGCGTGAGGGCCCTGTCGGGGCCACGGCCGCTTCCCCACAGGTCTCCGCGGGGCGGAAGGGACGCGTGCCCCCGGCCGGAGGCCGCGCGAGCCCGTGCGCGTGGTTCCGCAGGAGGCGGCCGAGGAGGTCAGCCGAGGGCGGCGACCCGGTCGCGGTAGCCGCGTACGGCGACCGCGTCCCGGTAGGGCTCCAGGCTGCGCTCGAAGGCTCGTACGTACTCGGCGGCGCGCACCGAGCGCATCTCCGCCGCCTGCTGTGCCGCCTCCGCGCCCAACTGGCATGCCTGCTCCAGCTCGCCGAGGCCCAGACGGGCCGAGGCGAGCACCACCCGGCAGAACAGCCTGCTGCGGGCGTACGCCGGGGCGCGCAGCTGGAGGGACCGCTCGGCGTGCTGGGCGGAGGCCCGGTACTGCTGGAGGTCGCGGTGGCAGTGGCCCAGCTCGTCCGCGAGCTGCGCCTCGTCGAACGTCCGGGCCCAGTGCGGCGTCTCGTCGCCGGGGCGCGCGGTCGCCAGGGCGTGTTCGGCCCGGCTCAGGGCTGCGGTGCAGGAGCGGGCCTCGCCGAGCACGGCGTGCCCGCGCGCCTCGACCGCGTGCAGCAGCGCCTGGACGAGCGGCGGAGCGGCCGAGCCGATGCCCTGCTGGGCCACGCGGGCGAGCTGGACGGCCTCCCTGCCGTGCCCGAGGTAGACCGCCTGGCGGCTCATCGTGATCAGCACATAGGCGCCGTAGCCCCGGTCCCCGGCGGCCTGGGCGAGCCGCAGCGCCTGGACGAAGTACCGCTGGGCGAGGCCGTGGGCGGCGATGTCGTACGAGGTCCAGCCGGCCAGCCGGGTCAGGTCCGCGACCGCCGCGAACAGCCGCCGCCCGGTGGTCTCGCCGTACGTGCCCCGGAGCATCGGCTCGGCCTCGTGCTCCAGGTACCGCACGAGGGCCTGCCGGGCGTGGCCGCCGCCGTACGCGTGGTCGAGGGTGCGGAAGAGCTCCCCGACCGAGCGGAGCGCGGCGACGTCCCCGGCGCCGACCCGCTGGCCGGTGCCCCGGTCCGTCTGGCGCTGGCGCGGGACCACGGGCAGCGCCCCGGCGGACGGGTGCCCGCCGCCCGGATGCGTGGCGGCCGGTCCGGGCGGTGCGGGGCGCTGGTGTCCGGCGGGTGGGCGCGGCAGGCTCCGGACCTCGGTGCGCTGTGTCCCGTCCGTACGGCCGTGCGCGGCGGCCCCGGCCTCTCCCCCGGCGCGGCGGGCGGCCCCGGCGTCGCGGGCCACCGATTCGTCGGCCCGGCCGATCAGCCAGTCGCGGCTGGGGACGACGAGCCCCGCCGGGGTGAAGGCGATCTTGCGGAGCTCGGTGTGGGTGCCGGAGTCCTTGCGCCACAGACCGCTGACGATGTCGACCGCCTCGGTGGGGGTGGCCGCGAACTCCAGCCCGGCGTAGACCGGTGCGCAGGCGTCCAGCCCGAGGTCCTGAGCGGTGAGCCGCCGCCCCAGCCGCCGGGTGAAGACCTCCGCGATCAGGGCGGGGGTGGTGCCGCGCGGCTGCTGTCCCCGGAGCCAGCGGGTGACCGAGGTCTTGTCGTACCGCAGGTCCAGTCCGTGTTCGAGGCCGAGCTGATCGACGCGGCGGGCCAGGCCCGCGTGCGAGAACCCGGCTTCCGCGATGAGCGAGGCGAGCCGGCGGTTGGGCGTGCGCTGCGGGGGTCGTTCCGACATCAGCTGTACGGTCTCCTGCCTTCGGGGCCGACCGGTCAGCCCTCATGGGAACGGCGCGAATGTAGCGGCCCCCGGACGGGTCATGGCCGCCCTTTGCTCCACGTTCATCCGATCGTGTGAGGATTCCGGCCGGAGCTGACGAAAACGCCCGAGACGTGGAAGCGCGGGAGACGGCCGTTCCACCTGCCGGGGAGCCGTTCGGGTGACGGCCGTACAGTGGATACGGGCACGATCAGTGCAGGGCGCCGTCGTTCCGGGGACACCCCTCCGGTCACACGGAGCCCGCGTAGGGAGGCATCGGTGAGCGAGCTGCGGTTCGTCCGTCTGGGCTTCGGCGAACAGGCCGTCGAGTACACGGAGGCTTGGCAGAAGCAGCGTGAGGTGCACGCGGACCGGTTCGAGGACCGGGTTCCGGACACCTGCCTGCTCCTGGAACACCCGCCCGTCTACACCGCGGGACGCCGTACGGCCGACAGCGAGCGTCCGCTGGACGGTACGCCGGTGATCGACGTCGACCGCGGCGGGAAGATCACCTGGCACGGTCCGGGCCAGCTCGTCGGCTACCCGATCCAGAAGCTGCCGCGCCCCGTCGACGTCGTCGCGCACGTGCGCCGGCTGGAGGACGCGCTGATCCGCACGGCCGCCGACTTCGGCGTGGAGACCACGCGGGTCGAGGGCCGCAGCGGGGTCTGGGTGCTCGGCGACCCGGTCGAGCGGCGCCAGGCGCTGGGCGGGCTCTCGCTGGACTTCGACCCGAGGCTCCAGGACGAGGAGTTCGACCCGCGGCTGAACGGCCCGGAGTACGCCCCTTCCAACGCCGGCCAGCGCCGCGAGGACCGCAAGCTGGCCGCGATCGGCATCCGGGTCGCCAAGGGCGTCACCATGCACGGTTTCGCACTGAACGTGAACCCCGACAACACCTGGTTCGACCGGATCGTGCCGTGCGGCATCCGGGACGCGGGGGTCACCTCGCTCTCCGACGAGCTGGGCCGGGAGATCACGATCGAGCAGGTGCTGCCGGTCGTCGAGAAGCACCTGCGGGACGTCCTGGAGGACGCGGACCTCGCACCGCGCGAGGTCGGGCAGCCGAAGGCGGCGGCGCCGGCGTAGCGGCCCCGGCCGTACGCACCGGCGTACGCGCCCGGCCGGTGGCCCCGGTGCGTACCGACCGGTAGCCCCGATCGGTACCTGCGGCCGGGAATAGGCCCTGCCGCCCGCAGGTTGGCCGGACGTAGGACCATTTGATGTAGGGGCGTACCCTGGGGTCCGCCGAAGAATCGAAAGCGAATACCGCGCGAGTACCTCGCTGAACCCACGCGAAGCCCGCGGATCCGACGCAGCAGAAAGCAAAGGGGAGCCGGAGTGTCCGCTGTCGCACCCGACGGGCGCAAGATGCTGCGCCTGGAGGTCCGAAACAGCCAGACCCCCATCGAGCGCAAGCCCGAGTGGATCAAAACGCGGGCGAAGATGGGCCCCGAGTACAAGCAGCTGCAGCAGCTGGTGAAGGGCGAGGGGCTGCACACGGTCTGCCAGGAGGCGGGCTGCCCCAACATCTTCGAGTGCTGGGAGGACCGCGAGGCCACCTTCCTCATCGGCGGTGACCAGTGCACCCGGCGCTGCGACTTCTGCCAGATCGACACGGGCAA
Proteins encoded in this window:
- the lipB gene encoding lipoyl(octanoyl) transferase LipB, with amino-acid sequence MSELRFVRLGFGEQAVEYTEAWQKQREVHADRFEDRVPDTCLLLEHPPVYTAGRRTADSERPLDGTPVIDVDRGGKITWHGPGQLVGYPIQKLPRPVDVVAHVRRLEDALIRTAADFGVETTRVEGRSGVWVLGDPVERRQALGGLSLDFDPRLQDEEFDPRLNGPEYAPSNAGQRREDRKLAAIGIRVAKGVTMHGFALNVNPDNTWFDRIVPCGIRDAGVTSLSDELGREITIEQVLPVVEKHLRDVLEDADLAPREVGQPKAAAPA